DNA from Candidatus Woesearchaeota archaeon:
TGCGCGCATCAGAGAACAATGATGCAGGCGCGCTGAGGGATGAAGTTGCTGATGTATTGTGGGATGCGCTGTTTGTGACGGCGATTGCTGAAGAGAAAGGATTGTTTACGCTCAAGGATGTGCTCGAGCACCAGCACGAAAAAATGACCAGACGGCATCCACATGTCTTTGAAAAGAAAAAACTCACGCCGGAAAACGTTGAAAAACTTTGGCAAGAGGTTAAGAAAGCCGAGCGGGAAGAAAAAATAAAGCACCAAAAAGTCGTGACGCCCATTGACCCAACCGTTCCTCTGAAAACAAAAGCAGTCATCTTTGATTGGGACGGCGTGATTGTTGACAGCTTCGAATTTGTGAAAAAGACGTACAAACAGCTTGAAAAAGAATTGAATATTATGCTCATCAAAGATTGGAAAAACCCCGGACTGTTTCTCGAGGTCGACTGGAAAAAATCCTACCTGAAAAATGGATACACCCAGAGCGATATTGAAAAAGCAGAAGCATTGTTCAAAAAAGAACAAAAAGTTCATCCGCTGGAATTTTTTTCCCCGATGCGCGTGATGATTCCGACGCTGGCAAAACAGTTCAAGCTCGCGATTGTGTCAAATAATTACACTGACTGGATTAAGTCAAAACTAAAAG
Protein-coding regions in this window:
- a CDS encoding HAD-IA family hydrolase; this translates as MDQFEKIIALIKHFRKECPWDNKQPIHTFVKGVHDEAEELLRASENNDAGALRDEVADVLWDALFVTAIAEEKGLFTLKDVLEHQHEKMTRRHPHVFEKKKLTPENVEKLWQEVKKAEREEKIKHQKVVTPIDPTVPLKTKAVIFDWDGVIVDSFEFVKKTYKQLEKELNIMLIKDWKNPGLFLEVDWKKSYLKNGYTQSDIEKAEALFKKEQKVHPLEFFSPMRVMIPTLAKQFKLAIVSNNYTDWIKSKLKDEGLLHHFDEVIGVDKMSAMKPDPAAIIMCLKLLGVKPKDAFYIGDMDGDIIAGKSAGVKTIAVTYGYHPRERLEKTKPQYMVDSPEKLLEAIHQLH